One genomic segment of Helianthus annuus cultivar XRQ/B chromosome 14, HanXRQr2.0-SUNRISE, whole genome shotgun sequence includes these proteins:
- the LOC110904673 gene encoding patatin-like protein 7, which yields MDSNRSSLGLMQEPSIDTDKLSYEIFSILESKFLFGYDDQKLLIPKQVSPDVSITPNNDSFQSMKNQRGKICVLSIDGGGMRNILAAKSLAYLEKALRIKSGNPDARIADYFDVAAGTGVGGVFTAMLFGTNNNNRPIFKADDTWRFLAEHANRLYCPKSGSGLFKRIFGSGKGEPNMTRATTGFEKAMKEAFVVNGQSLTLKNTLKPILIPCYDLSSSAPFLFSRADALESESFDFRLWEVCRATSATPGLFEPVAMKSMDGKTRCVAVDGCLAMSNPTAAAITHVLHNKQEFPFVRGVEDLMVLSLGTGQLLEGNYSYEQVKGWKANQWCRPMARISSDASADMVDHAVAMAFGESRSSNYVRIQANGSNTGRYGTNVDSDPSPSNVSMLTAMADEMLGQKNVESVLFGGKKVIDQTNLEKLDWFAGELVLEHQRRSCRIAPTVVLKQAAA from the exons ATGGATTCCAACCGGTCATCGCTAGGACTGATGCAAGAGCCGAGCATCGACACAGATAAACTCAGCTACGAAATCTTTTCAATCCTGGAGAGTAAATTTTTATTCGGCTACGACGATCAAAAGCTTTTGATACCCAAACAAGTTTCTCCCGACGTTTCTATCACCCCGAACAACGACAGTTTTCAGTCCATGAAGAATCAAAGAGGCAAAATCTGTGTACTCTCAATCGACGGTGGAGGAATGAGAAATATTTTAGCTGCTAAATCGTTAGCTTATCTCGAAAAAGCCTTAAGAATAAAATCGGGTAATCCAGACGCCAGAATCGCAGACTATTTCGATGTGGCCGCAGGCACCGGTGTAGGTGGTGTTTTTACAGCCATGTTGTTTGGTACTAACAATAATAACCGTCCTATATTTAAGGCGGATGACACGTGGCGGTTCTTAGCCGAACATGCGAACCGTCTGTATTGCCCGAAATCCGGTTCCGGTTTATTCAAAAGAATTTTCGGCAGCGGTAAAGGGGAGCCAAATATGACTCGTGCTACAACCGGTTTTGAAAAAGCAATGAAAGAAGCTTTTGTAGTTAACGGTCaaagtttgactttgaaaaacaCGTTGAAGCCGATTTTAATCCCTTGTTATGATCTTTCCAGCTCGGCTCCGTTTTTGTTTTCCCGAGCCGACGCTTTGGAATCCGAGAGCTTTGACTTTCGGCTTTGGGAGGTTTGTCGTGCCACGTCAGCTACTCCAGGTTTGTTTGAGCCGGTGGCTATGAAGTCGATGGATGGGAAGACTCGGTGTGTGGCGGTTGATGGGTGTTTGGCTATGAGTAACCCGACCGCGGCGGCCATCACGCACGTGTTACATAACAAGCAGGAGTTTCCATTTGTGCGTGGGGTGGAGGACCTCATGGTACTTTCACTAGGTACGGGTCAGCTTCTAGAAGGGAACTACAGTTATGAACAAGTCAAAGGGTGGAAGGCTAACCAGTGGTGTCGTCCCATGGCTCGAATTTCCAGTGACGCCTCGGCGGATATGGTGGACCACGCTGTCGCTATGGCGTTTGGTGAGAGTCGTTCTAGTAACTACGTTCGTATTCAG GCAAATGGATCCAACACGGGTCGTTACGGGACCAATGTGGATTCAGACCCAAGTCCTAGCAATGTAAGTATGCTGACGGCTATGGCCGATGAGATGCTCGGACAAAAGAATGTCGAATCGGTGCTCTTCGGGGGCAAAAAGGTCATTGACCAGACCAATCTTGAGAAACTTGACTGGTTTGCTGGAGAACTTGTGTTAGAGCATCAGAGGAGGAGTTGCCGGATAGCTCCCACTGTTGTTCTTAAGCAAGCCGCCGCATAA
- the LOC118486596 gene encoding caldesmon-like encodes MVVIKITTPSYETKLVLEPTDSHRSSLSSGSAGSRNPEAGVTPSFPEDEEVEEEEAGVQLIGRKRGRSEATTGMASAPTSVAIPVVGKTSKLRSLYKFSPEIKKRTPEKADAAKAAEAQRKVEEDRKREEEKKRVAEEKKKKEEERKKIEEERKRKEEEERKQRAEQERLAEVARKQALEKELTAKKAMDQPLKSPGPEVTKPTQTGPVITSKGSSRFSSSDASSGGAGGYNPNVIGAKDTVGDIYYKTYNEEERGDAPHQAPWSLKQKDTFIEFGPAREWFLNSFTPAEVNRQRAKPHEMLYRTYILGEANARAANHQIVREWRTMVRERADWEAYRERMLKRIAEFEKSKAAFGEERAKFEADKKAEEATGQGEGRF; translated from the exons ATGGTAGTTATAAAGATAACAACCCCAAGCTATGAAACTAAGCTTGTTTTGG agccaaccgATTCTCATCGGAGCTCATTGAGttctgggagcgcgggttctcgcaaCCCTGAAGCTGGCGTGACTCCGTCTTTCCCAGAAGATGAAGAAGTAGAAGAGGAAGAAGCTGGTGTCCAGCTTATTGGGCGGAAGAGGGGTAGGAGTGAGGCTACGACTGGTATGGCTTCCGCGCCTACATCTGTTGCAATTCCCGTGGTTGGGAAGACGAGCAAACTGCGCTCGTTATACAAGTTTTCTCCTG AAATCAAGAAGAGAACCCCTGAAAAGGCG GATGCCGCTAAGGCTGCTGAGGCGCAGCGAAAGGTGGAGGAGGATCGGAAGAGAGAGGAGGAGAAGAAGAGAGTTGCGgaagagaagaaaaagaaagaagaagagaggAAGAAGATAGAGGAGGAGAGAAAGAGAAAAGAGGAGGAGGAGAGGAAGCAGAGGGCGGAGCAGGAGAGGTTGGCCGAAGTGGCGAGGAAGCAGGCCTTGGAGAAGGAGCTAACGGCGAAAAAGGCTATGGATCAGCCTCTTAAATCTCCAGGTCCTGAGGTCACCAAACCAACCCAAACCGGTCCTGTTATTACTTCCAAGGGTTCCAGCCGCTTCTCCTCAAGCGACGCGAGCTCTGGTGGAGCTGGGGGTTATAACCCCAATGTGATAGGTGCGAAGGACACCGTTGGGGATATTTACTACAAGACTTACAATGAAGAAGAACGTGGTGACGCTCCTCATCAAGCCCCCTGGAGTTTAAAACAGAAAGATACCTTCATTGAGTTCGGCCCTGCGCGCGAGTGGTTCTTGAACTCCTTTACACCTGCTGAAGTCAATCGGCAAAGGGCGAAACCTCACGAAATGTTGTATCGTACTTATATCCTTGGCGAGGCCAACGCTCGTGCTGCCAACCATCAAATAGTTCGCGAATGGCGAACGATGGTTAGGGAGCGCGCCGACTGGGAGGCTTATCGCGAGCGTATGCTGAAACGTATTGCTGAATTTGAAAAATCTAAAGCCGCGTTTGGTGAGGAGAgagccaagtttgaggctgacAAGAAGGCTGAAGA agcaactggccaaggagaaggccgatTTTAA